In Pan troglodytes isolate AG18354 chromosome 5, NHGRI_mPanTro3-v2.0_pri, whole genome shotgun sequence, the sequence ACAAGCTTATGGAGCAGCCCCCTTTGAAGATCTCCAAGTAGACTTCACCGAAATGCCCAAATGTGGAGGTAACAAGTATCAGCTGGTTCTAGTGTGTACATACTCTGGGTGGGTAGAGGCTTATCCAACACGAACTGAGAAAGCTCGTGAAGTAACCCGTGTGCTTCTTCGAGATCTCATCCCTAGGTTTGGACTGCCCTTACGGATTGGCTCAGACAATGGGCCGGCATTTGTGGCTGACTTGGTACAGAAGACAGCAAAGGTATTGGGGATCACATGGAAACTGCATGCCACCTACCAACCTTGGAGTTCCGGAAAGGTGGAGTGAATGAATCGGACTATAAAAAATAGCTTAGGGAAAGTGTGTCAAGAAACAGGATTAGGCTTAGGGAAAGTGTGTCAAGAAACGGGTACAGGCTCTCCCCACGGTATTGTTTAAAATCAGGTGTACTCCTTCTAAAAGAACAGGATATTCCCCTTATGAGATATTGTATCATAGACCCCCTCCCATATTACGAGGATTTCCAGGCACTCCTCAGGAGCTAGGAGAAATTGGGCTGCAATGACAGCTACAGGCTTTAGAAAAAGTTACACAAACAATTTCAGCCTGGGTAAATGAGAGATGCCCCATTAGCTTATTTTCCCCAGTTTACCCTTTCTCCCCAGGTGATCGAGTGTGGATCAAAGACTGGAACATAGCCCCTTTGTGGCCACGGTGGAAAGGACCCCAGACCATCATCCTGACCACTCCCACCACCATGAAGGTAGAAGGAATTCCGGCCTGGATCCACCACAGCCACGTGAAACCCACAGCACCTGAGACCTGGGAGGTGAGACCAAGCCCGGACAATCCCTATAAAGTGACTCTGAAAAAGACaacaagccctgctccagtcacacctgGAAGCTGATTGGTGTATGCACAGCCAAAGCATAAGGAAACTCATCGTGGGActcatttttctcaaaatttgGACTTGTTCAATAAGAACTTCAGCTGATATTCCCCACATGGAGGACTGTACCCAGTGTATTCATCAGGTTACAGAGGTAGGGCAACAAGTTAAAATAACCTTTCTGTTTTATAGTTATTATGAATGTCTAGGAATTTTGAAAGGGATCTGCTTATATAATGCCACTCAGTATAATGTGTGTAGCCCAGGGAATGACCAACCTCATGTGTCTTACAACCCGTCTGAGCCTCCTATGACCACAGTTTTTGAAATAAGATTAAGAACTGAGGACTGGTGGGGACTCATGAAAGATACAAGTAAAGTAATAccagaacagaagaaaaaggagCTCCCAAACAAGTCACCTTAAGATTTGATGCCTGTGCAGTCATTAATAGTAACAAGCTAGGGATGGGATGTGGTTCTCTCAgtcgggggggaaaaaaaagctatatatggcagaaaataagtacatttgtcATGAATTAGGACTATATGGTATTATTGAATGTAGTTATTGGTCCTATGTCATTTGGGCCACCtggaaaaaggacaaaaaagaccctgtttgcctacaaaaaggaaaaagtaattcGTCTTGCACCTCCGGTAACTGTAACCCATTAGAATTAATAATTACTAACCCCCAGGATCCCCACTGGAAGACAGGAGAAAATGTAAACCTAGGAATTGATGGAACTGGGCTTGACCCCCGAGTCAACCTTTTAATCCAAGGGGAGATCCACAAGCGCTCCCCCAAACCAGTGTTTCAGACCTTTTATGATGAACTAAATGTGCCAATACCAGAACTGCCAGGGAAGACAAAAGATTTGTTCCTGCAGTTAGCAGAAAATATAGCCCATTCCCTCAACATTACTTCCTGTTATGTATGCAGGGGAACTACTATGGGAGACCAATGGCCTTGGGAGGCCCGAGAATTAGTGCCCATGGATCCAGTTCCTGATATAATTCCAGTCCAGAAGGCCCACACTGGTAACTTTTGGGTCTTAAAAACCTCAATTATTGGGCAATACTGCCTAGCTAGAGAAGGAAAAGACTTCACCATCCCCGTAGGAAGCTCAATTGCCTAGGGCAAAAGCTGTATAATGGCACAAGAAGAACAGTCACCTGGTGGGGTCTAAACCATATTGAGAAGAACCCATTTAGTAAGTTTACTAAGTTGCAAACTGTTTGGGCCCATCCAGAGTCTCACCGGGACTGGACGGCTCCAGCTAGACTATACTGGATATGTGGACATAGAGCCTATGCCAAGCTACCTGACCAATGGGCAGGCAGTTGCGTCATTGGCACCACTAAGCCATCCTTTTTCCTGCTGCCCATAAAAACAGGTGATGAGCTCCTAGGCTTCCCTGTCTATGCTtcctgagaaaacagaagcataGCCATAGGCAATTGGAAAGATGATGAGTGGTCCCATGAAAGAATCATATAATACTATGGGCCTGCCAACTGGGCACAAGATGGTTCGTGGGGATACCAAACCCCCATTTACATGCTCAACTGGATTATATGGTTACAAGCTGTCTTAGAAATAATCACTAATGAAACTGGCAGAACTTTGACTGTTAGCCCGGCAAGAAACCCAGATAAGAAATGCTATTTATCAAAATAGATTGGCCCTAGACTACTTGCTAGCAGTGGAAAGAGGGGTCTGTGGAAAATTCAACCTGACCAATTGCTGTCTGCGTATAGATGACCAAGGCCAAGTAGTCGAAAACATCGTCAGAGACATGACAAAGCTAGCACATATGCCTGTGCAGGTTTGGCATGGATTTGATCCTGGGTCTGTATTTGGAAAATGGTTCCCAGCATtaggatttaaaactcttataataggAGTAATAACAGTATTAGGAACCTGCTTGTTGCTCCCCTGCTTGCTGCCTTTGCTCCTTCAAATAATGAGAAGCTTTGTCACTACTTTAATTCACCAAAATAGTTCAGCACAAGTGTATTACATGAATCACTATCGGTCTGTCTCGCAAAAAGACCTAGATAGTGAGGATGAAAGTGAAAAttcccactaataagtgagattCTAAAAGGGGGGGATAAGGAAGGAGACCACCTCTCCCATTGTCTCCTATTTCATgagaaagcaaaaagttaaaaaaagaagcagaagtgAGATCAATGGCCAGATGGTTTAGTGCCAAGAACCAGGCCTGGTAGTTAAACATCAACTCCTGACCTAACCGCTTGTGTTAtccatagattccagacattgtatgaggAAGACTTGTGaaactttctgttctgttctgctAGCCCCCATCACTGATGCATGTAGCTCTCAGTCATGTAGCCCCCACTTGCACAATGTATCATGACCCTTTCACGTGGACCCCTCAGAGTTGTAAGctcttaaaagggacaggaatctTTACTTTGGGGAGCTCGGATCTTGAGACGCAAGTCTACCAATGCTCCCAGCTGATTAAAGCCTCTTCCTTCATAGAACCGGTGTCTAAGAGGTTTTGTCTGCGACTGTTCCTGCTACACCTTCAGGTACTAAAAGCCatcaatgacaaacccacagccaatattatactgaacagggaaaagttgaaaacattccccctgagaactggaataagacaatgatgcccactttcaccacttctattcattACAGtaatggaagtcctagccagggcaatcagacatgggaaataaataaagggcatccaaatcagtaaagaggaagtcaaactgtcactttttgctgatgatatgattgtatacctagaaaaccctaaagacttatcCAAAaaactcctagatctgataaatgaattaagtaaagtttcaggatacaaaactaatgtacacaaatcagtagcactgctatacaccaacagtgaccaagctgagaatcaaataaagaagTCAACCCTTTTAAAAcagctgcaaataaaataaaatacttaggaatatacctaacaaaggaggtgaaagacctctacaaggaaaactacaaaacattgctgaaagaaatcacacatgacaaaaacaaatggaaacacatcccacgatcatggatgagtagaatcaatactgtgaaaatgaccatactgccaaaagcaatctataaattcaatgcaattcccataaaaatactatcatcattcttcacagaactagaaaagccAATCCTAAAAGtcatatggaataaaaaaaagagcctgcaaaGCCAAAGCaagcctaagcaaaaacaacaaatctggaggcatcacattacccaatggcaaactatactacaaggatatagttgccaaaacagcatggtcctggtataaaaacaggcaggtagaccaatggaacagaacagagaacctagaaataacgccacatacttactgccaactgatctttgacaaaacaaatgaaaacagagtgggaaaaagtgctgagattcacctaattcaacaaacagtgctgggataattggcaagccacaggtagaaaaatgaaactggatcctcatctctcactttataaaaaaatcaactcaagacagattaaagacttaaatttaagacctgaaaccataaacatTCTAAAAAATAACACTGGAAAAACTCTTGTAGACATTGGTTTAGGTAGAGTTCATGACcaggaacccaaaagcaaatgcaacaaaaacaaaaataaacagatggaacttaattaaa encodes:
- the LOC134810211 gene encoding protein NYNRIN-like; this encodes MPKCGGNKYQLVLVCTYSGWVEAYPTRTEKAREVTRVLLRDLIPRFGLPLRIGSDNGPAFVADLVQKTAKVIECGSKTGT